Proteins found in one Takifugu rubripes chromosome 15, fTakRub1.2, whole genome shotgun sequence genomic segment:
- the LOC115252614 gene encoding uncharacterized protein encodes MKNVTDRDREVLLSEKNRIEVEWAEIKAMNEREEEFKELHLNNSLTMSKESSQKEDFDPSLAKILHLIERNRINLQIFLEKTNAGFKLNLDKLIEEIKSTLDFNAALQRRCDEIIEEKNRIASYCNILKKERQPLLKVKVDEAIQTEFGSEPLLVEKLPEKQVLSDCVEDRVEYNRFMTTDKAGSKEDDCLDGTLFKRDSFVTMWKETKAERKDIDSMKRRSQEMKSNLEKRLKVVNDFIKRSWLSKAEEYKKRTFQSDLTSGCKTLNQKHAELQQLKAQLLHEIDKLQGKETMYGKIPVSDKANQTVQLDAPSLNAKVPLSAQSSGGIVPEGQLSPAMNSGLFGQLRRYCYRCCCHCCACCKQVDTEEQ; translated from the coding sequence atgaagaacgtcacggacagagacagagaagtcTTACTAAGTGAAAAGAACAGAATAGAAGTTGAATGGGCAGAAATTAAAGCCatgaatgaaagagaagaagaattcAAAGAATTACATCTTAATAATAGTCTAACAATGTCTAAAGAATCAAGCCAAAAAGAAGATTTTGATCCCAGTCTAGCCAAAATTCTACATTTAATTGAAAGAAACAGAATTAATCTTCAAATCTTTCTTGAAAAAACAAATGCAGGTTTTAAATTGAATTTGGACAAACTAATAGAAGAAATCAAGTCTACGCTTGATTTTAATGCAGCTTTGCAACGAAGGTGTGATGAGATTATTGAAGAGAAAAATAGGATCGCCTCTTACTGTAACATCCTCAAAAAAGAGAGGCAACCTTTGCTGAAAGTAAAGGTTGACGAAGCAATACAAACTGAATTTGGGAGTGAACCATTATTGGTGGAAAAGCTCCCAGAAAAGCAAGTTTTGTCTGACTGTGTTGAGGACAGAGTGGAGTATAACAGGTTTATGACAACGGATAAGGCAGGATCAAAGGAGGATGATTGTTTGGATGGGACATTATTCAAAAGAGATTCTTTTGTTACAATGTGGAAAGAGACCAAAGCTGAACGCAAGGACATTGATTCCATGAAGCGTCGAAGTCAAGAGATGAAAAGCAATCTGGAAAAACGACTGAAGGTTGTCAATGACTTTATTAAGAGATCATGGTTAAGCAAAGCAGAGGAATATAAAAAGAGAACATTTCAGAGTGACCTCACAAGTGGCTGCAAAACTCTCAATCAAAAACACGCAGAGCTCCAACAACTTAAGGCTCAGTTGCTCCATGAAATTGACAAACTCCAGGGAAAAGAAACAATGTATGGAAAAATTCCAGTAAGTGACAAAGCCAATCAAACCGTCCAGTTGGATGCACCTAGTTTGAATGCAAAAGTTCCACTAAGTGCACAAAGTTCTGGAGGAATAGTTCCAGAAGGACAACTGTCTCCAGCGATGAACAGTGGACTCTTCGGTCAGCTCAGGCGCTACTGCTATCGCTGCTGTTGCCATTGCTGTGCCTGCTGTAAGCAGGTGGACACGGAAGAACAATGA
- the LOC115252616 gene encoding uncharacterized protein PF11_0207-like, translating to METSKTAVAEERQELEELKEHLRREKQDIEIERKQLEEMKNVMETSKTAVTEERQELEELKEQLRKEKKDIESERKQLEEMKNVMENSKTAVAEERQELEELKEQFRRSKQDVESERKQLEDMKNIMETKLQQEMETSKTAVAEERQGLEELKEQLRKEKKDIESERKQLEEMK from the exons atggaaac cagcaagactgcagtggcagaagaaagacaagaactagAGGAGCTTAAGGAACACCTCAGGAGAGAAAAGCAAGACATTGAgattgaaagaaaacagctggaggaaatgaagaacgtcatggaaaccagcaagactgcagtgacagaagaaagacaagaactagaggagctgaaggagcaactcaggaaagaaaagaaagacattgagagtgaaagaaaacagctggaggaaatgaagaacgtcatggaaaacagcaagactgcagtggcagaagaaagacaagagctggaggagctgaaggaacaattcaggagatcaaaacaagatgttgagagtgaaagaaaacagctggaggacatgaagaacaTCATGGAAACAAAATTGCaacaagaaatggaaaccagcaagactgcagtggcagaagaaagacaaggactggaggagctgaaggagcaactcaggaaagaaaagaaagacattgagagtgaaagaaaacagctggaggaaatgaag
- the LOC115252615 gene encoding uncharacterized protein, which produces MKNAMDRDREGLLSEKNRMEVEWAEIIKREDQLQKIVMSVKSLRDKLEEMKERLRENLNTKLEKMQQDNDNLLLMANECEHKLTELNSCMENARSCVDLFQREKESLISTMSNMFIQTQSMKTQWKQKLDLENQTLCVLKKQIEDERNDVNRENEKLTENRLKLEMTNNNIQIQSDMLYQVMKEGKDKLEKLKTELQEKTGQADNLLFDINTQNSIIKDVILQVQSDREKLVIALNTITLKEREQQVKENDLTKLQQQLETSKTAVAKERQELEELKEQLRREKQDIESERKQLEEMKNVMETSKTAVAEERQELEELKEQFRRSNKMLRVKENSWRT; this is translated from the coding sequence atgaagaatgccatggacagagacagagaaggttTACTAAGTGAAAAGAACAGAATGGAAGTTGAATGGGCGGAAATAATAAAGAGAGAAGATCAGCTGCAGAAAATAGTGATGTCGGTAAAGAGCCTGAGAGACAAACttgaagagatgaaagaaaggTTACGTGAAAACCTGAATACCAAATTGGAAAAGATGCAACAAGATAATGACAATTTACTGTTGATGGCCAATGAATGTGAGCACAAGCTCACAGAACTAAATAGTTGCATGGAAAACGCCAGATCATGTGTGGACTTATTccagagggaaaaggaaagCCTGATAAGTACAATGTCAAATATGTTCATCCAGACACAATCCATGAAAACTCAATGGAAGCAAAAGTTGGACTTAGAAAATCAAACTCTTTGTGTCTTGAAGAAGCAAATTGAAGACGAAAGAAATGATGTgaacagagaaaatgagaagcTCACTGAAAACAGGTTGAAGTTAGAAATGACAAACAATAACATACAAATCCAGTCTGATATGTTGTATCAAGTTATGAAAGAGGGTAAAGACAAATTAGAGAAGTTAAAGACTGAGCTGCAAGAGAAGACAGGGCAAGCAGACAATCTATTGTTTGACATCAACACACAGAACAGCATCATTAAAGATGTGATTCTTCAGGTTCAATCAGACAGAGAGAAGCTTGTAATTGCTCTGAACACCATCACCTTGAAAGAAAGAGAACAACAAGTCAAAGAAAATGATCTCACAAAACTGCAACAacaactggaaaccagcaagactgctgtggcaaaagaaagacaagagctggaggagctgaaggaacaactcaggagagaaaagcaagacattgagagtgaaagaaaacagctggaggaaatgaagaacgtcatggaaaccagcaagactgcagtggcagaagaaagacaagagctggaggagctgaaggaacaattCAGGAGATCAAACAAGAtgttgagagtgaaagaaaacagctggaggacatga
- the LOC115252723 gene encoding uncharacterized protein PF11_0207-like, which translates to QELEELKEQLRKEKQDIESERKQLEEMKNVMETKLQQQLETTKTAVAEERQGLEELKEKLRRSKQDVESERKQLEDMKNVMETSKTAVAEERQELEELKEHLRREKQDIEIERKQLEEMKNVMETSKTAVAEERQELEELKEQLRKEKQDIESERKQLEDMKNVMETSKTAVAEERQELEELKEQLRGEKQDIESERKQLEDMKNVMETKLQQQLETSKTAVAEERQGLEELKEQLRRAKQDIERERKH; encoded by the exons caagaactagaggagctgaaggagcaactcaggaaagaaaagcaagacattgagagtgaaagaaaacagctggaggaaatgaagaacgtcatggaa ACAAAACTGCAACAACAACTGGAAACCaccaagactgcagtggcagaagaaagacaaggactggaggagctgaaggaaaaactcaggagatcaaaacaagatgttgagagtgaaagaaaacagctggaggacatgaagaacgtcatggaaaccagcaagactgcagtggcagaagaaagacaagaactagAGGAGCTTAAGGAACACCTCAGGAGAGAAAAGCAAGACATTGAgattgaaagaaaacagctggaggaaatgaagaacgtcatggaaaccagcaagactgcagtggcagaagaaagacaagaactagaggagctgaaggagcaactcaggaaagaaaagcaagacattgagagtgaaagaaaacagctggaggacatgaagaacgtc atggaaaccagcaagactgcagtggcagaagaaagacaagaactagAGGAGCTTAAGGAACAACTCAGGGGAGAAAagcaagacattgagagtgaaagaaaacagctggaggacatgaagaacgtcatggaaac AAAACTGCAACAacaactggaaaccagcaagactgcagtggcagaagaaagacaaggactggaggagctgaaggaacaactcaggagagcaaaacaagacattgagagagaaagaaa acattga